The following are from one region of the Cetobacterium somerae ATCC BAA-474 genome:
- a CDS encoding ferredoxin-like protein — MSKGLINKVFDKETTRREFLKLTGKGVAGFAVTSSILSMFGFGEEAMAATALPEGLLVVDRSKCTGCQRCEITCTLQNDGKVQPFLSRIKVGENYNFGTTGPKINYQYEDGQMGNLKMSPVTCKQCREPFCANACPNGAIVADARTGARVVLKDKCVGCGVCTEACPWNLPTIDTENGYATKCTTCGSCVRGCPTDALKVIKWEDISKAHFFSKR; from the coding sequence ATGTCTAAAGGTTTAATTAATAAGGTTTTTGATAAAGAAACTACAAGAAGAGAATTTTTAAAATTAACTGGAAAAGGAGTGGCTGGATTTGCAGTAACCTCTTCAATCTTGTCAATGTTTGGTTTTGGTGAAGAAGCAATGGCGGCAACAGCTTTACCAGAAGGGTTATTAGTAGTGGATAGATCGAAATGTACAGGGTGTCAGCGTTGTGAAATAACATGTACATTACAAAATGATGGAAAAGTTCAACCATTTTTATCTCGAATTAAAGTTGGGGAAAATTATAACTTTGGAACAACAGGCCCTAAAATAAATTATCAGTATGAAGATGGGCAAATGGGGAATTTAAAGATGTCTCCAGTAACATGTAAGCAATGTAGAGAACCGTTTTGTGCTAATGCTTGTCCTAATGGAGCTATAGTAGCTGATGCAAGAACAGGTGCAAGAGTAGTTTTAAAAGATAAATGTGTAGGGTGTGGAGTTTGTACAGAAGCATGTCCATGGAATTTACCTACAATAGATACAGAAAATGGATATGCGACAAAATGTACAACTTGTGGGTCATGCGTTAGAGGATGCCCTACAGATGCTTTAAAAGTTATTAAGTGGGAAGATATCAGCAAAGCACATTTTTTTAGTAAGAGATAA
- a CDS encoding ABC transporter ATP-binding protein, which translates to MIEIKNLKKYYEDRLILEITNLNFSKGKIYSILGRNGAGKSTLLKILGGILSYDEGNLRYDRDNVILSTQEPLFFKGNVIYNLTEPFKLRNLKVELDKVTIFLKEFQIEKLKESSVDNLSGGEKAKIQFIRTILYNKKILLLDEPTASMDKKSTYVVERILSELRDMGCLIIIVTHDYEQAVRISNYIYEVDEGKIIQRGT; encoded by the coding sequence TTGATAGAGATAAAAAATTTAAAAAAATATTATGAAGATAGACTAATTCTAGAGATAACAAATTTAAATTTTTCTAAAGGAAAAATTTATTCAATATTGGGAAGAAATGGTGCTGGAAAGAGTACTCTTTTAAAAATATTAGGTGGTATTTTATCTTATGATGAAGGAAATTTAAGATATGATAGAGATAATGTAATTTTATCTACACAAGAACCACTATTTTTTAAAGGAAATGTTATTTATAACTTAACTGAACCATTTAAATTGAGAAATTTGAAAGTAGAATTAGATAAAGTAACTATTTTTTTAAAAGAGTTTCAAATAGAAAAATTGAAAGAATCATCAGTAGATAATTTGTCTGGTGGAGAAAAAGCAAAAATTCAATTTATTAGAACAATTCTTTATAATAAAAAAATATTACTTTTAGATGAACCTACCGCAAGTATGGATAAAAAAAGCACATATGTAGTAGAAAGAATATTGAGTGAATTAAGGGATATGGGGTGTTTAATAATTATAGTAACACATGATTACGAACAAGCAGTAAGAATAAGTAATTATATTTATGAAGTAGATGAAGGAAAAATAATACAAAGGGGGACGTAA